The genome window GGTGAACCCGCAGCTTTTCATAATTTCTTCTGCTTTTTGAGCTGAATTATAACCAAGTTCAAAAAAGAGACTTCCTCCGGGTTTCAGGTTTTCAGCGGCAAACCGGGTGATCCGGCTGTAAAATTTCATTCCGTCTGATTCATCAGTCACCGCACCGCGAGGTTCGTATTTAACTATTTCTTCCTGCAATGTATTATATTCACTTTCCGGCACATAGGGGGGATTGGAGACAATTCTATCCGCCTTTGGCAGTTCCGGGAGGTTTTCCTGAAGAATATCCTGTTTCATCAGATGTACTCTCCCCTCCAGGTTAAGAGCCCGGATATTCTCTTCAGCCAGGGCGAGCGCTTTTTCACTCACATCAAGTGAATAAACCGTGCTGCTGATCAGTTTTGAGGCAAGAGCACCGCAGATATTTCCGGAACCGGTACCAATGTCAATAATAACCGGGGAGTCAGTTTCATACAGGGACTTAATCACCTCTTCAACAAGAATCTCAGTCTCAGGCCGGGGAATCAGCGCTGATGAATTAACCTTGAACTCAAGTCCGAAGAATTCAACTTTTCCTATAATATACTGCAGCGGCTCCCTTAAGGAACGGCGCCGGACATATTCTCTGTAACGGTTCACTTCATCATCTTTGAGCGGCCGGTCAAACTGAAGATAAAGGTTAAGCCGTTTGCAGTTAAGAATATCGGCGAGGAGAAGTTCAGCATTGAGGCGGGGGGACTCAATCCCCTTTTCCGCGAAGAATTTATCAACTTTTTCGAGCAGTTCTAATACTGTGGGCATTTTAGGGTATTCGTATTCTCCTGAATCTGAAATCTAAATATAAAAAATTGTAAATTGCCTTTTTGAAATCATTGTTCTTAAGGAATTCCCCGGCGTGAATCTGTCCCCAGACGGAATCAGGAAAATACTCTGCATTAAGTTAAAAGGCATTGGTGATGTTGTCCTTTCAAGCATTGTGTTTGATTCCTTAATTGCGTATTTCCTTCAGGCGGAGATTCACTATCTCACGGAAAAACCCTCAGAATCACTCCTGAAAAAGCTCCCATTTATTAAAAAAGTTCACCTTTTCAGAAAAAAGGAGCAATTCGGCGGACTTAAAACCATAGCGGATATCAGG of Ignavibacteriales bacterium contains these proteins:
- the prmC gene encoding peptide chain release factor N(5)-glutamine methyltransferase, with translation MPTVLELLEKVDKFFAEKGIESPRLNAELLLADILNCKRLNLYLQFDRPLKDDEVNRYREYVRRRSLREPLQYIIGKVEFFGLEFKVNSSALIPRPETEILVEEVIKSLYETDSPVIIDIGTGSGNICGALASKLISSTVYSLDVSEKALALAEENIRALNLEGRVHLMKQDILQENLPELPKADRIVSNPPYVPESEYNTLQEEIVKYEPRGAVTDESDGMKFYSRITRFAAENLKPGGSLFFELGYNSAQKAEEIMKSCGFTGIKITKDYSGINRVISGMYP